The genomic DNA TATGTGAGCGGCAATAGCAGCATCAAAGGAATCACAGCTAAATGAACACTGAGAGCCCAGAGACCCAATGCTGGCGTTGGCATGctttttactattactattattattaatattattgttactatttatattattattatttacatcTGAAAGCAGATCACTGATACTCGTGTTTGTAAGGCTGTCTGCCCATTCGAATACCGACACAGCACCTGCATTCTTTTGAGATCCCTTCTCCTGCAACCAGTATCAGTCACCGATATCAATAAAGTTTATAAGTTCGATACAAGTTTCAGAAAATTAGAGCGAAGATGTGAACCTCTACACTGTTCATGTTGAATCTTTGAGCAGCCGAAACCGGTTGAGGTTCTTGATTTGGCGTTGTAAACCATCCATACCTTCTCGAAAACATGTTACAACGCATGAGAAATTCTTGTAGCATACACACGTAAAAAAAACCTAGGATAATATATGTACAAGGATCAAAACCTTAAACGGAAAACAGGAGGGCTTCCAATTGCAGCATATACGTCTGCCGCACTTAAAACTGAATCTTGAGTCCACTTCTGACAGATCACGGGATTTAAACTCGGAGCATGGTAAGGCAGAAGCATTAATTCTCCAGATGCTATGCTACAGCTTCCCCATTTACGATTTATATGTTCCAAAACCGATGATATTTTCTTCCGACAACTTAACGTGAGCTCCAAATGTGGGTTGTGATTGTCCTGAAATAAGATCACAATCAGATTCAGTTTCAGTTTCACAAacattttttctttttaaaaacaTGGTTACTATGTTCATACCATTTCCAACGCTCTGCGTATGCTTTCGTTAATTGGGAAGAGCTGAAGTTTTAGTTTTGTCAAAGGTTGTACGGTGTTGGTGGGAAACATAGTTTGATGAAAATGTGGTACTGGGGGAATATCTCGTCTCACAGCATCGTCTCCTGATGGCAGACCAGATGTTTCAGATTAGAGAcgataaaaaaaacaatattgcGAGCGTTCGTAACCTTGGAAAGTGGAAACTCACCCTGCATAAACTGTACACCGTCAACTAATTTATCCAAAGCTGTCTGCTCCAAATGTGCAGCAGCATCGGCTACTAACGACACTCCAGCTATCGCAGCCTTTTCCCACTTTCTATAAGCAGCTGTGGATGAACCACCttttaaagaaaaaaacaaaagttTGTCAATGTATAATACATACATGTGTGTAAACAAATAACGAAAACAAAGtaacaaataataatataatcACCTGATCTTTTCTTCTGTCTGGCTTGTTTAACAGGAGACGAGTCTCCTTTGCTATTGTTCTGATTTGAGACACCTTGTGATGAATTTATCGAACCGTTTTCCCCCTGAACGAGTCGTTTTTTGATATTCTTCTTACGGTCTTTCAATAATTGATGTTCCTTCATGGCAGAGAATAATAAAGTCGTCAGTATTTAACATCCAAAACCAAATACCAAAAAAATGAACATTGAGAATCAACTAACCAAGCTCTCCAAAAAATGTTTGAATCTTCGAGGCTTCAAGTGAAGCTTTGAGGCTTTACAGCTATACTTTTCAAGTAATGACCACCTGCACAAGAAACAATTAGATACGCAAGATTTGCGAGACACAAACCTACATATATTACGATATGTGTTTATTTACCATCGAAGCATGGCAGCATTGGTATCTTTGGAGTTTTTGGCATCAAGAGAAAGTTCCGGGCCAAGCAACTTATTCATACGCCTCACAAGACGATAATAATAGTGTCTAACTTGGTCCTTGTTTTTACTCTGAACACGAGAAGTTATTTTCTCAAAATTCTGCATCACATAAAACAATTCCCAGCATAACGTATTATTAAGTTATATTAAGATAAAATTAAGCAACATATGCATCCATTTGAAACTTACCTTGCCAACTTGACGCAAAGCATTGAAGAAACTTTCTTCTTCCTGACGCGTCCAAGCAGCCCATTGTCGTGTTTGTTTCTTCGCTGAATTCAGTTACAAACCATGTTAGTATCAACTATCAACTAGGAAGCTCGGTGCATACATAAATTTAACCATTAAATCTCCGAATACGTACCTGGCGGATTAGGCGCAACATGATGTGTCTCAGATGTGATCACGTCCTTAATAAACACAGTTTCCGGCACATCCGATGCCTCACGACACGAAACTTGTGACTCCATATTCATACTAATATGTCAAGAGAATGTTGAAATTTTCATGACCTAGCTAAATCCTACGAACTGCGCTCTCCTTCAATCTGACGGAATAACAAATTCAAATTCAAACAAATTATTAATATCAGGATCACAAATAATCATAAAAAATTGGGGAAAATCAACACAACCTCCAATTTTCATCCAGATCCACCTTACATAGCAAAATTAACATAAACCTAAACACACGCTTCAAATCAATCAACTTAAAATTGCTTAAATTCACAATAACATTGCCTACACATGCCGCTTTAATGAATAATATTACAATATCACAATCGATTATAAAGCCCTAGGGTACGAGAGCATAAACGATCGAATCTTCGGCTAATTAGCTAACTACAAGTTGAAATTAAACTCGAATTATCCCTAACAAACACAAAAAATTCGTTCGGAAACTCGATTAAATATAATAAGTTTGATTGAGCACAAATTTTGACGATAAAAAGTATGTAATCGCATGCAAACGAATCGATAGATGAAACTGAAACCCTAACGAACGGAAGATTGGTGACGGATTACCTGAGAAAGATGCCGATGACGGTGGCGGTGACGGTGGTTTGTGACCggaaaaatataaaaagttaaacCACGGTAAAGAGAGTTTTACTTTGTGACTTTTGGTATGTATTTTTGACGGTTCAATTTTTGGATTGTATTTGGGGTATTATCGTATTTTCTTTTCCTTTTATAGATATATTATCCTTTTCAAGGTATTATAATGAGTAAATAAATTGTCAAAATGGCCTCTGAGTTTAGGTTACTTTTGTCACTTCAATTcaaaaatgaaatttttaatATCTGAGTCCCTAaggttttatttttgttgttttttccatccaaatcactaactaaGTTAAAATATATCGTTAactcatggacgattttggcaatctaCCCATTTTCCTCTTATTTTTAATTTTCTGTTTTATCtttagattaaaaaaaaagataagtataaatataatataatacatgAGTAAACACATTTGTATTTACGCACttattttttaactttaaattaacaataatatatatatacacacacatttataattatatatacacatattgGCGAAACATTATTGGGGCCGGGTAGCCCAGCCCCCACTGAGTTTTcgttcaagctccgccactggaTACACACACCATGGACACTCTTTCTCTCTTATCCTTCTCTCTTCTCCACCTCCATCACTACCACCACCACTGTTGCCGCCACAACCACCCCCGTCTATCTTGGCACTTGTACCTCATCTCCCATCGTCGATCCGTCGTACCAAATATCAGTACCACCCGTCTCTCCTGTCATACCAAACATcattaatttaatattaattttttatttaaaagtaaATGAGAAAATCAAAAAAAATAAGTGTGTAAATATATAAATGTGTGTTGGGTAGGGTTATTGTAAAAATGGTgtgttttgtgagaagtgtgTGAATGAATCTACACTCTTTGATCTGTagtttaatggttgagattataatgacaaaattgtaaatagtgtttataattaaaataattaattttctatattaagggtataaaggtaagtttaacatttttttttaaattaaaaaaccACATGCAATGCACATGAAAGTTCCCTCCGTCTTTTtaaaacgtcaataactttttatacgtaacttttaaaaaaatacacaataataacgagtgttttttttatttttaatatgagtaccatattgctatacttatatagagaaaaaaaatacATTTCGATCGGATGTTTTAGTCCATGGTGTTTTGTCTATGTTGTTTTAATCGTATAGTGATTCAAGGCGTTGTGTTTATAGTAAAACACCATAAATGTATATATGACACCATAACATTGCAAATACCATTGAATTCAGCAAACTACTTACAGTAAAACACCATGAACGTATATAAGACACCATAACATTGCAAATACTATTGAATTCAACAAACTATCATTTTCTTATACAAAAACACCATGAGACTAAAATAAAACACCATAGAAAACAAGACACCATACAAGTATACAAAGATACCATTCCATTAACAATAAATAGTGTGGTAAAATATACGACAGGATATGTATGATATGTATAGAACCGTCGTGAAAATAATTTGAATTTGAAGGAAGGAAGGAAGGTTGTATTATGATACGCATAAAATTTGATACTAGTATAGGAGAGGTTTGATTAAAACTTGGATTGTTCCTGAACGGAACTTAGACTGAACCAAAGTGATCGAAAATTCTTTTGAGTTTGGAAAGCATGAtttggcctaataggtagaaTACTCTCGCCAAGATTTCGGTTAACGAAATTCACCCTTCTGGTTACTACATGTCCTTTGTCAACTAAAAGTTTGAGACTTTGGCGGgattgaaaatcgaggagtgggactataTATCGAGATGCGGGTATCACCCCTAACTTGATAATGGCGTCCCCTAAACGTGGTTGGTACTTACCAAACGAGATAAGGACTAAATCCGACTCGTTGGTAAGGCTCCACTAGAATAAGTATAGTGAAAATTTTCTTCAAGGTGAAGATGTCACCCCTAACTTGATGTATaatttcacgcctattttggtgaaatCATCTCGTTTGTATAATACGGGTGTTTTCGTGCCTTCGTGTTTGTGGAATAAATGTCTTTTCGAAAAGtcatatgtatatttttgaggcAAAAGAAGGATAAAGAAGAAGCATATTGGAAGCATTTTGTACAAGTAACATGAATAATTAAGAATGGTCAAAGTTCGAGATTCCTAACCATAGACTAGGTAAAATCATGGCAATTTTTCCTAACTCCCTAtggttatggctctgataccaatttgtcacaccccaaccgatggcagaaacatcggaaAGAGAtaaaaacgagattgcaagagacttcataacgactaattgtgacaatatttaagaAATTCAATTTCATTCATACTAAAGTGGAAAATACATTGTTTTGGAAAGAAAAGTACAACAAGTTGCAAATGATCATAACAGCATCAAacaatacataagtttaaaatatatGTGTGTTTCTAATCCCCCCTAAGTACATTTATTCATTCATCATCAACTAgtttcctgcaacatgtattaaaataaagatcAACAAAAGTttgcgagtatacaagtttgaatgtatatatatatatatatagcataaTTGTAAATTAAAGTTGTCTCATATCCAACATGGTAAATTGCATACATTGTTCGTTATCATACTAGCATGTGTTAACTATAAGTCAAACCAAAGTGTACCACAATCGTGCATACCAATGTCGCCGAAACGACAAGGATGTAAAATAgtttacttaacaataccacaAGAATACAGACAGTGTGTTAATCCTGTTGCGCTATAATTGTTTAAGGTAGacttgcaaagttaatgagcatatgaaacacaactaggggtgttcatcggtTCGGTTTATGGTTTATTTGGTTTATTCGGTTTTCAAAGTTTTATACCCCGAAcaaaaaaccaaaccaaattaGGAATATGCAAACGAaccaaaccaaaaccaaattcagTTCCGTTTGGTTTCGGTTAGAAACCAAATTTAACCAAACCGCACCTAAGTACTTTTTTcctaatttatatttatgtttgtgTTATAACTTCCGAACATCAAATCAACAATGAATTTAAACCTAACAATATATAAACAAAATACATAGCAAAATAAAACAAACATATCCATAAAATAGTCGTACACACAACCACAAAGTTAAAACTTCAAAACATAGATCATAGAAACTATAAATACTTAACAAGTCTAATGGcacaaaatataaataatcttTAAACCATATGGATACATATACTTAGATATTAGACTTTGTATTTTGGGCTAAAAAATTGTATATAGTTTATTaaacattattatttttatttaataattaattaaattaacggTTTATTCGGTTATCCAAATAAACCGAATAAACCAAAAAAAATGTGGATccaaaaaccgaaccaaaaaccATATTCACAATTCGGTTTTGgttagaaaccaaaccaaaaaccgaattcgttgttcggatcggtttatgcgGTTACGATTCAGTTTACGGTTTTTATTTGGTTACGGGTTTTTCTAAACACCTCTAAACACAAGTATAACATAGCATGCGGTAACTAGAATCTATAACAAATATCATGTTTGTAATGGATAGAGTGTGTATGTAGCATGTTTAATTGCGATTCGTGATTTGTATAAAGTGTACATGTTGCACACAAAGTGTATAAAtggaaaatgggatcgagtatactcacggttttgcgtaGAAATCCCGCATACATGAGTTGATGCATAAGGGAGTGGAgaacaccgaagttaccctaCATCGGAGAAACGAAGGTGTGTGAGTATATGGAATTTGT from Helianthus annuus cultivar XRQ/B chromosome 7, HanXRQr2.0-SUNRISE, whole genome shotgun sequence includes the following:
- the LOC110925392 gene encoding TSL-kinase interacting protein 1 yields the protein MNMESQVSCREASDVPETVFIKDVITSETHHVAPNPPAKKQTRQWAAWTRQEEESFFNALRQVGKNFEKITSRVQSKNKDQVRHYYYRLVRRMNKLLGPELSLDAKNSKDTNAAMLRWWSLLEKYSCKASKLHLKPRRFKHFLESLEHQLLKDRKKNIKKRLVQGENGSINSSQGVSNQNNSKGDSSPVKQARQKKRSGGSSTAAYRKWEKAAIAGVSLVADAAAHLEQTALDKLVDGVQFMQGDDAVRRDIPPVPHFHQTMFPTNTVQPLTKLKLQLFPINESIRRALEMDNHNPHLELTLSCRKKISSVLEHINRKWGSCSIASGELMLLPYHAPSLNPVICQKWTQDSVLSAADVYAAIGSPPVFRLRYGWFTTPNQEPQPVSAAQRFNMNSVEEKGSQKNAGAVSVFEWADSLTNTSISDLLSDVNNNNINSNNNINNNSNSKKHANASIGSLGSQCSFSCDSFDAAIAAHIGKTIGNNNGVEPTVVSSSIWDAEETCDAFTFRKNNDLFDKHDTSAMSLVPSTSAVEKLPDAEEPVQDCHAEVDAMDECPSDVNPKDDSAKDLHALTDIYWPDSLGPLEVDVPPCRYQSNDLILSESLGGLTRILTSSLDAFFFGVEQRVGDRESTPVNIVP